One genomic segment of Drosophila melanogaster chromosome 3R includes these proteins:
- the CG31463 gene encoding uncharacterized protein, with translation MIGKALLLLGCVLLFAFGEANQELETLLQKQQVDLQLSGEEVAALRPLYLEFQAQYNYLYSLRLQSGDGSDQNPAEEPELDSNYLRAFEDFREKFSIYLDEKPRVVYDTKLPTVDEIMGKPSPDFTPNQRAEFEDLREIIQDVIDEAQFGIDDLVERAIQLETNLLKLNKPKIVTAAIAGLGYMWNYWGRGSQAAYCSYSLVPEFQIGLQAINDGVDCYSRTMALVMRIQNETVAAVKEVKRNVSSLVKICKKIAAKQTTVGKILSGTVNALSAIRRLHDIIAVGIDVYGKINNQLPEEAIHSAECGVVFVNSIPQMLETAQNLTTCITYVNPDKPDFEFTHPEEDRYWNTGADPPEIPHENVVDDDDDDTDYPELDDYEDHR, from the coding sequence ATGATTGGAAAAGCATTGCTTCTGCTGGGCTGTGTGCTGCTCTTCGCTTTTGGTGAAGCCAACCAGGAACTGGAGACTCTGCTGCAGAAGCAACAGGTGGACTTGCAGTTGTCTGGCGAGGAAGTGGCTGCTTTGCGTCCACTGTACCTAGAGTTTCAGGCGCAGTACAACTATCTGTACAGCCTGAGGCTCCAGAGCGGCGATGGGAGTGATCAGAATCCCGCGGAGGAGCCTGAACTGGATAGCAACTACCTACGGGCATTTGAAGACTTTCGCGAAAAGTTCTCCATTTACTTGGATGAGAAACCTCGAGTGGTGTATGACACAAAATTGCCCACTGTCGACGAGATCATGGGAAAGCCCAGTCCCGACTTCACACCAAATCAGAGGGCGGAATTCGAGGATCTCAGGGAGATTATTCAGGATGTTATTGACGAGGCACAGTTCGGCATTGACGACTTGGTGGAGAGGGCCATCCAACTGGAGACGAATCTGCTGAAGCTGAACAAACCAAAGATCGTGACCGCAGCCATTGCCGGATTGGGATACATGTGGAACTACTGGGGCCGCGGAAGTCAGGCCGCCTATTGCAGTTACTCGCTGGTCCCAGAGTTCCAGATAGGTCTGCAGGCCATTAACGATGGCGTTGATTGCTACTCCCGCACCATGGCCTTGGTAATGCGCATTCAGAATGAAACAGTGGCCGCTGTGAAGGAGGTTAAACGCAATGTCAGTAGTCTTGTGAAGATTTGCAAGAAGATTGCCGCCAAGCAGACCACCGTTGGCAAAATCCTGTCGGGTACAGTAAACGCTCTCAGTGCGATCCGCCGGCTACACGACATCATCGCTGTCGGAATCGATGTCTACGGCAAAATCAACAACCAGTTGCCGGAGGAGGCCATCCACTCTGCGGAGTGTGGAGTGGTGTTCGTCAACAGCATACCCCAAATGTTGGAAACGGCCCAGAATCTGACCACTTGCATTACCTACGTGAATCCGGATAAGCCCGACTTCGAATTCACGCATCCCGAAGAGGATCGCTATTGGAACACTGGCGCTGATCCTCCGGAAATACCCCATGAAAACGTGGTggacgatgatgacgatgatacGGACTATCCGGAGTTGGACGACTATGAGGATCACAGATAA
- the CG31464 gene encoding uncharacterized protein gives MTTVRVSLLLLQSLLCVHGHFQRIWGQNGPLYESTKQLIASQSSSAARIWNVTQQALDQKLEYLQEAKDTLDDHQQVVSGRLEMFFGSQYSDEWRACSKKYELQVAHFNRELVDKYSICRNSLDHIMDHFQEEIVLEANFLSKASREISELSNTCRIWQLKQSGFNHAGVLLCTVAGIGRINQRMISSLELCDAIVLEMSLEDLDTPSCLFYHHLKMDFDDLFTQIESCAIN, from the exons ATGACAACAGTACGGGTGTCACTGCTTTTACTTCAGTCGCTTCTTTGT GTGCATGGCCACTTTCAAAGAATTTGGGGACAAAATGGACCACTCTATGAGTCCACAAAGCAGCTTATAGCCAGCCAAAGCTCCAGTGCAGCCAGGATCTGGAACGTCACCCAACAGGCCCTCGATCAGAAGTTGGAGTATCTTCAAGAAGCCAAGGACACACTGGATGACCATCAGCAAGTGGTTAGTGGACGCTTGGAGATGTTTTTTGGAAGCCAGTACAGCGATGAGTGGCGGGCATGCTCAAAGAAGTACGAACTCCAGGTGGCACACTTCAATCGAGAGCTGGTGGACAAGTACAGTATCTGCAGGAATTCTCTGGACCACATCATGGATCATTTTCAGGAGGAAATCGTGCTGGAGGCTAATTTTCTGAGTAAGGCTTCGCGGGAGATCAGTGAGTTGTCAAACACCTGCAGAATCTGGCAGCTTAAGCAGTCTGGTTTCAATCACGCCGGAGTTTTATTATGCACTGTCGCTGGAATCGGGAGGATCAATCAGCGGATGATCAGCAGTCTGGAGCTGTGCGATGCAATTGTGCTGGAGATGTCCTTGGAAGACCTGGACACACCAAGTTGCCTCTTCTACCATCATCTGAAGATGGATTTCGATGACCTCTTTACGCAGATTGAGTCGTGTGCGATAAACTAG
- the CG11672 gene encoding uncharacterized protein, isoform A yields the protein MMSQTLGVLALLLLTLADCQEVGYETKMETETTNYGPVTMVVDNLAEIAVSVSDDTSIQLEEKINRTRQNIAGNIEVLTANAMAELSDVIYETNQLVVSNPDCNPAWSLDELNENVTHQLGGCTEDLGSLLEDFRLESQLALARVQEFVQQIAHLPAKCQLLGASPLNPLASAGGSVCFINAMAEINLGMAQSMHNASLILVQTHQTAEDQVVQAQLCSAMVVQHIGDYLREEQDQCRQS from the exons ATGATGAGTCAAACTCTGGGAGTACTTGCTCTGCTTTTGCTGACTTTGGCA GACTGCCAAGAAGTCGGCTATGAAACAAAGATGGAGACAGAGACTACAAACTATGGACCTGTTACCATGGTTGTGGACAATCTGGCAGAGATTGCCGTAAGTGTCAGCGACGACACCTCCATTCAGTTGGAGGAGAAAATAAATCGCACTCGGCAAAATATTGCCGGTAACATTGAGGTCCTGACCGCCAATGCTATGGCCGAACTAAGTGATGTGATCTATGAGACAAACCAGTTAGTGGTGTCCAATCCCGATTGCAACCCAGCCTGGAGCCTGGATGAGCTCAATGAAAATGTGACCCATCAGCTGGGTGGGTGTACGGAAGACTTGGGAAGCCTTTTGGAAGACTTCCGTCTGGAGAGTCAACTGGCTTTGGCCAGAGTACAGGAATTCGTACAGCAGATTGCCCACTTGCCGGCCAAGTGCCAATTGCTGGGGGCTTCCCCGCTTAATCCTCTAGCTTCAGCTGGCGGAAGTGTCTGTTTCATTAACGCGATGGCGGAAATCAATCTGGGGATGGCCCAATCCATGCACAATGCATCCCTAATCCTGGTGCAGACCCACCAGACCGCCGAGGATCAAGTGGTGCAGGCTCAGCTGTGCAGTGCCATGGTGGTGCAGCACATCGGCGACTATCTGCGCGAGGAGCAGGATCAGTGCCGGCAATCATAG